A section of the Caballeronia sp. M1242 genome encodes:
- a CDS encoding TetR/AcrR family transcriptional regulator gives MPRMSVDDAPTRQSRHKKQQRDALRERILEVSRGIVKREGLASLSMRKLAEAIDYSPAALYLHFRNRGEIERALREEGHAQLRAAFEPHASIADAAARLRALGLAYVQFGLDEPETYRLMFMDHANANSANVSDDSAAMLSLIADAFLELQAANRLVRLPSGAAAAACAQAFWANLHGITALQLNGAASADVAARELVELSLDAWLAAC, from the coding sequence ATGCCTCGTATGAGTGTCGACGACGCGCCCACGCGCCAGTCACGACATAAGAAGCAGCAGCGCGACGCGCTGCGCGAGCGCATACTCGAAGTCTCGCGCGGCATTGTCAAAAGGGAAGGGCTCGCGTCGCTCTCGATGCGCAAGCTCGCGGAGGCGATCGATTACTCGCCCGCCGCGCTGTATCTGCATTTTCGGAATCGCGGGGAAATCGAGCGGGCGTTGCGCGAAGAAGGGCATGCGCAACTGCGGGCGGCTTTCGAGCCGCACGCGAGCATCGCCGATGCCGCCGCGCGCCTGAGAGCGTTGGGCCTCGCCTATGTGCAGTTCGGGCTCGACGAGCCGGAAACGTACCGCCTGATGTTCATGGACCATGCGAACGCCAACAGCGCAAACGTGTCGGACGACAGCGCCGCCATGCTTTCGCTGATAGCGGACGCGTTCCTTGAACTTCAGGCAGCGAACCGGCTCGTAAGACTGCCGTCCGGCGCGGCTGCGGCTGCCTGCGCGCAGGCTTTCTGGGCGAACCTGCATGGCATCACCGCGCTACAATTGAACGGCGCGGCAAGCGCCGACGTCGCGGCGAGAGAACTCGTCGAGTTGTCGCTCGATGCGTGGCTCGCCGCCTGCTGA
- a CDS encoding DUF1488 domain-containing protein, producing MNIRFLSDAPDYRDSNLTIEFAALVDGRRVPCAISVEALEDHFGAKTFDSAGWIDAFDAGRARIEAVAREHLQVTQGMPVLLKSGHFPPGRVIVD from the coding sequence ATGAACATTCGTTTTCTTTCCGACGCGCCCGATTATCGCGATTCCAATCTCACGATCGAATTCGCTGCGCTCGTCGATGGCCGACGCGTGCCATGCGCGATTTCCGTCGAAGCGCTCGAAGACCACTTTGGCGCAAAGACTTTCGACAGCGCCGGCTGGATCGATGCATTCGATGCCGGCCGCGCCCGCATCGAAGCGGTGGCGCGCGAACATTTGCAGGTCACTCAGGGCATGCCGGTGCTGCTGAAAAGCGGCCACTTTCCGCCGGGGCGCGTGATCGTCGACTAG
- a CDS encoding enoyl-CoA hydratase/isomerase family protein, producing the protein MTTEDIRIDTANGIGFIALDRPKALNALTPSMLHAIGEALRAWRHDQAIRAVIVYSPHVRAFCAGGDIRFLYEAAKAGDRDSIDAFFTEEYKLNHAIFTFPKPYIAVVNGVVMGGGMGISQGAHHTGGLRIVTQSTKMAMPETRIGLFPDVGVSWFLARAPGAIGRYLAATGASIGPADALYARLADAYLDDGALPGLIESLRHQRFLDGVAIVRFVESETTKYKVSPIPDTSALAEARTLIDKHFAAGNGAAILASLERDAEASGNEWLHATAAALRERSPLSVDVSLQQVDRARFSTMAETLRRDLDLTRSVFERGDVLEGIRARIVDKDNQPQWKVARAEDVRPDDVERMFDSAWTPATHPLRSLKD; encoded by the coding sequence ATGACCACCGAAGACATTCGTATTGACACCGCTAACGGCATCGGCTTCATTGCGCTCGACCGCCCGAAAGCGTTGAACGCGCTGACGCCCTCCATGCTGCACGCCATCGGCGAGGCGTTGCGCGCCTGGCGTCACGATCAGGCGATTCGCGCCGTAATCGTCTACAGCCCGCACGTGCGCGCGTTTTGCGCCGGCGGCGACATCCGTTTTCTCTATGAAGCGGCGAAGGCCGGCGACCGCGATTCGATCGACGCCTTTTTCACGGAAGAATACAAGCTCAATCACGCCATTTTCACGTTCCCGAAGCCGTATATCGCCGTGGTGAACGGCGTCGTGATGGGCGGCGGAATGGGCATCTCGCAAGGCGCGCATCATACCGGCGGACTGCGTATCGTCACGCAATCCACGAAAATGGCCATGCCGGAAACGCGCATCGGTCTCTTTCCGGATGTCGGCGTGAGCTGGTTCCTCGCCCGCGCGCCCGGCGCGATCGGCCGCTATCTCGCCGCCACCGGCGCGAGCATCGGCCCGGCAGATGCGCTCTATGCCCGCCTGGCCGACGCGTATCTCGACGACGGCGCGCTGCCCGGCCTGATCGAATCGCTGCGTCATCAGCGTTTTCTGGATGGCGTCGCGATCGTGCGCTTTGTCGAGAGCGAGACTACGAAGTACAAGGTGTCGCCGATTCCGGATACGAGCGCGCTCGCCGAGGCGCGTACGCTCATCGACAAGCATTTCGCGGCCGGCAACGGCGCGGCCATTCTCGCTTCGCTGGAGCGGGACGCGGAGGCATCCGGCAACGAATGGCTGCACGCCACGGCGGCCGCATTGCGCGAGCGCTCGCCGCTCTCCGTCGATGTGTCGCTTCAGCAGGTCGACCGCGCGCGCTTCTCGACGATGGCCGAAACGCTGCGCCGCGATCTCGATCTCACGCGCTCGGTCTTCGAGCGGGGCGACGTGCTGGAAGGCATCCGGGCGCGCATCGTCGACAAGGACAACCAGCCGCAATGGAAAGTGGCGCGCGCAGAAGACGTGCGGCCCGATGACGTCGAGCGCATGTTCGACAGCGCCTGGACGCCGGCGACGCATCCGCTGCGGTCGTTGAAGGACTGA
- the dusA gene encoding tRNA dihydrouridine(20/20a) synthase DusA — protein MSAASKTSPRRVSVAPMMDWTDRHCRSLHRMVSHHAWLYTEMVTTGALLYGDVARHLAFTPAESPVALQLGGSEPADLAKSAKLGEQWGYDEINLNCGCPSERVQRGAFGACLMKEPELVADCVKAMRDAVSIPVTVKHRIGVDAVEDYAFVRDFVGTVAQAGCDVFIVHARNAILKGLSPKENREIPPLKYDYAYRLKRDFPHLEISINGGITTLDEVEEHLKHVDGVMLGREAYHNPYVLAGVDTRFYGATTPVPTREEIEGQLIDYARAELARGTYLGAVTRHALGLYRGVAGARGWRRTLSDSRRLPKGDLSIFDEARTYLREAAEAVES, from the coding sequence ATGTCCGCCGCTTCGAAAACCAGTCCCCGCCGCGTGTCCGTCGCTCCCATGATGGACTGGACCGATCGCCATTGCCGCTCGCTGCATCGTATGGTGTCGCATCACGCGTGGCTTTACACCGAAATGGTCACGACGGGCGCGCTGCTATACGGCGATGTCGCGCGTCATCTCGCGTTCACGCCGGCCGAGTCGCCCGTCGCGCTGCAACTGGGAGGCAGCGAACCGGCCGATCTCGCCAAGAGCGCGAAACTCGGCGAACAGTGGGGCTACGACGAGATCAACCTGAACTGCGGCTGCCCGTCGGAGCGCGTGCAGCGGGGCGCATTCGGCGCATGCCTGATGAAGGAGCCGGAACTCGTCGCGGACTGCGTGAAGGCGATGCGCGACGCGGTGTCGATTCCGGTGACGGTCAAACATCGCATCGGCGTCGATGCGGTCGAGGACTACGCGTTCGTGCGCGATTTCGTCGGCACGGTGGCGCAGGCGGGCTGCGACGTTTTCATCGTCCATGCGCGCAATGCGATCCTGAAGGGCCTGAGCCCGAAGGAGAACCGCGAGATTCCGCCGCTCAAGTACGACTACGCGTACCGGTTGAAGCGCGACTTCCCGCATCTCGAGATCTCGATCAACGGCGGCATCACGACGCTCGACGAAGTGGAGGAGCACCTGAAGCATGTCGATGGCGTCATGCTCGGGCGCGAGGCGTACCACAATCCTTACGTGCTGGCGGGCGTCGATACGCGGTTTTACGGCGCGACGACGCCGGTGCCGACGCGCGAGGAAATCGAAGGCCAGTTGATCGACTACGCGCGCGCCGAACTCGCGCGCGGCACGTATCTCGGCGCGGTGACGCGCCATGCGCTGGGGCTATATCGCGGCGTCGCGGGTGCGCGCGGATGGCGGCGCACGCTGTCGGACAGCCGCCGGCTTCCGAAGGGCGATCTGAGCATCTTCGACGAGGCGCGCACTTACTTGCGCGAAGCGGCGGAAGCGGTCGAGTCGTGA
- a CDS encoding DUF5594 family protein yields MNREQAHRFETEIMPRIAEGVARVVDAKLRVEIVAGGNPREPARLRVSTPPSDDGARSRRYPFDMNVFLTWDNEEIERLLRPGGEARLQRYLDALGDKLRAWQDAREVDVPTRSQAEPSVLLGGLDFEA; encoded by the coding sequence TTGAATCGCGAACAGGCGCACAGGTTCGAAACCGAAATCATGCCGCGCATTGCCGAGGGCGTGGCCCGCGTGGTCGATGCGAAATTGCGCGTCGAAATCGTAGCCGGCGGCAATCCGCGCGAGCCGGCGCGGCTGCGCGTGAGCACGCCGCCGTCGGACGATGGCGCGCGCTCGCGGCGTTATCCGTTCGACATGAACGTCTTCCTGACGTGGGACAACGAAGAAATCGAGCGATTGCTGCGTCCCGGCGGCGAAGCACGTTTGCAGCGTTATCTCGACGCGCTCGGCGACAAGCTGCGCGCATGGCAGGACGCCCGCGAAGTGGATGTACCGACGCGCTCGCAGGCGGAGCCGTCGGTGCTGCTCGGCGGGCTGGACTTCGAGGCGTGA